Proteins from one bacterium genomic window:
- the menB gene encoding 1,4-dihydroxy-2-naphthoyl-CoA synthase, with protein sequence MNARWVEAGGLRWRVRGWNEAAGETVVFLHGFTWDARAWEAIASTLSMRYACIAPDLPGHGGTAFAAPIESWTFERVVNALGALLDALGRGPVTLVGYSMGGRLALALALRRPDLVERLVLVGASPGLETSSDREARRASDAALATAIVEEGIERFIERWSALPLFASMASLAPETRAALHAQRMEQAPHGLAASLAVVGTGSQPSLHDRLDTLTVPTLLVVGEQDEKFQAIARLMQGRIPDSRLSVVPEAGHAVPFERPEALVSLISSFLTDKEPPMIDVALPAWKSVQDFTDIRYEKAEGIAKITINRPEVRNAFRPQTLMEMTAAFTDAREDPEVGVIILTGEGPLAFCSGGDQRIRGNEGYVGFDGVPRLNVLDLQKQIRSMPKPVIAMVAGYAVGGGHVLHLVCDLTIAADNARFGQTGPRVGSFDGGFGASYLADIVGQKKAREIWFLCRQYDAEEALDMGLINKIVPLAELEAETVAWCRQILEHSPLALRLLKSSFNAGIDGQVGVQELAGNATLLYYMSEEAQEGRNAYVEKRKPNFSRFPRRP encoded by the coding sequence ATGAACGCACGCTGGGTCGAGGCCGGCGGCCTGCGCTGGCGCGTCCGGGGCTGGAACGAAGCGGCCGGCGAGACGGTGGTCTTCCTGCACGGCTTCACCTGGGACGCGCGGGCCTGGGAAGCGATCGCAAGCACCCTTTCGATGCGCTACGCCTGCATCGCCCCCGACCTGCCCGGCCACGGCGGCACCGCCTTTGCGGCGCCCATCGAGAGCTGGACCTTCGAGCGGGTGGTCAATGCGCTCGGCGCCTTGCTCGATGCGCTGGGGCGCGGCCCCGTGACGCTCGTCGGTTACTCGATGGGCGGCCGCCTCGCCCTTGCGCTCGCCCTGCGCCGGCCCGATCTCGTCGAGCGCTTGGTGCTCGTCGGCGCCTCACCGGGCCTTGAAACGTCGAGTGATCGCGAGGCCCGACGGGCCTCCGACGCGGCCCTCGCCACCGCGATCGTGGAAGAAGGGATCGAGCGCTTCATCGAGCGCTGGTCCGCGCTGCCCCTCTTTGCTTCTATGGCATCGCTTGCCCCAGAGACCCGGGCTGCTCTGCACGCTCAGCGCATGGAGCAGGCGCCTCATGGCCTGGCCGCTTCCCTCGCCGTCGTGGGCACGGGCAGCCAGCCGTCCCTGCACGACCGGCTCGACACCCTCACCGTGCCGACCCTGCTCGTGGTCGGCGAACAGGATGAAAAGTTTCAGGCGATCGCCCGGCTCATGCAAGGGCGCATCCCGGATTCCCGCCTCTCGGTCGTGCCCGAGGCGGGCCACGCTGTTCCATTCGAGCGCCCGGAGGCGCTGGTTTCACTCATATCCTCGTTTCTCACCGATAAGGAGCCACCCATGATCGACGTCGCCCTGCCGGCCTGGAAGAGCGTCCAGGACTTCACCGACATCCGCTACGAGAAGGCCGAGGGGATCGCCAAGATCACCATCAACCGCCCCGAGGTCCGCAACGCCTTCCGCCCGCAGACCCTGATGGAGATGACCGCCGCCTTCACCGACGCGCGCGAAGATCCGGAAGTCGGCGTCATCATCCTGACCGGCGAAGGTCCCCTCGCCTTCTGCTCGGGCGGTGACCAGCGCATCCGCGGCAACGAGGGCTACGTCGGCTTCGACGGCGTGCCCCGCCTCAACGTCCTCGACCTCCAGAAGCAGATCCGCTCGATGCCCAAGCCCGTCATCGCCATGGTCGCGGGCTACGCCGTCGGTGGCGGCCACGTCCTGCACCTGGTTTGCGACCTGACGATCGCTGCCGACAACGCCCGCTTCGGCCAGACCGGCCCCCGCGTCGGCAGCTTCGACGGCGGCTTCGGCGCGAGCTACCTGGCGGACATCGTCGGCCAGAAGAAGGCCCGCGAGATCTGGTTCCTGTGCCGCCAGTACGACGCCGAGGAAGCCCTCGACATGGGCCTGATCAACAAGATCGTGCCGCTCGCCGAGCTCGAAGCCGAGACCGTCGCGTGGTGCCGCCAGATCCTCGAGCACAGCCCGCTCGCGCTGCGCCTGCTCAAGTCCTCGTTCAACGCGGGGATCGACGGCCAGGTGGGCGTGCAGGAGCTCGCCGGCAACGCCACCCTGCTCTACTACATGTCGGAGGAAGCCCAGGAGGGCCGCAACGCCTACGTCGAGAAGCGCAAGCCCAACTTCTCCCGTTTCCCCCGCCGTCCGTAA
- the menD gene encoding 2-succinyl-5-enolpyruvyl-6-hydroxy-3-cyclohexene-1-carboxylic-acid synthase produces MTAPNLNALWAQILMGALHRSGVRDVCVTPGSRSTPLAYAAHVHEDLRTTVHIDERAAGFFALGLAKATRRPVALVCTSGTAAANYYPAIIEASLAGVPLIVLSADRPPELRNTGASQTIDQVRLFGSHVRHFAETALPVASPAALRRLCASASQAAQIALAAPIGPVHLNVPFADPLPPIPTEDPTFATLAEEALAHVSTLVAPTPGLDPAALAPLAARLAKAERGVIVAGPALDATAPEKVFALARLAGFPIIADVASGLRFHPDAEGLVVGHPEALLRAPAIAENGPDVVLRLGGLPTSATLNKWLERHQPWLALLQPDLARRDPEALAHLTITGDVEAMLDTLTNTLAPKSPTRWGEQLLAANRAVAAIFEQATDATEALAVREAIQALPEGSGVFLSNSMSIRYADALCGQGPAGLQVLVSRGANGIDGITSTALGAAMGLDRPTLLVTGDLAFLHDLGGLLATRHLKAPFVALVLNNDGGAIFSHLPISGFPEVFEPYFGTPHGLRFGDAATLFGLSHFVAATPDEVASQVALAIASGRPSIVEVPTARTDEALAYQALMKRATDAAEAALTLRESVR; encoded by the coding sequence ATGACCGCCCCCAACCTCAACGCGCTCTGGGCCCAGATCCTGATGGGCGCCCTGCACCGCTCGGGTGTCCGCGACGTCTGCGTCACCCCCGGCTCGCGCTCCACGCCACTCGCCTACGCGGCCCACGTCCACGAGGACCTGCGCACCACGGTTCACATCGACGAGCGCGCAGCGGGCTTCTTCGCCCTGGGCCTCGCCAAGGCCACCCGCCGCCCGGTTGCGCTCGTCTGCACCTCGGGCACGGCCGCGGCCAACTACTACCCGGCGATCATCGAGGCGTCGCTCGCAGGCGTGCCCCTGATCGTCCTGAGCGCCGACCGCCCACCCGAATTGCGCAACACCGGCGCCTCCCAGACCATCGACCAGGTGCGCCTCTTCGGCTCGCACGTCCGGCACTTCGCCGAGACGGCCCTGCCCGTTGCGAGCCCCGCCGCGCTGCGCCGGCTCTGCGCGAGTGCTAGCCAGGCCGCTCAGATCGCCCTGGCGGCCCCCATCGGGCCGGTACACCTCAACGTACCCTTCGCCGACCCCTTGCCGCCCATCCCCACCGAGGACCCGACCTTTGCCACCCTCGCCGAGGAGGCCCTCGCGCACGTCAGCACGCTCGTTGCGCCCACTCCCGGCTTAGACCCGGCGGCGCTCGCGCCCCTCGCCGCGCGACTGGCGAAAGCCGAGCGCGGCGTGATCGTCGCGGGCCCCGCGCTCGACGCCACGGCTCCCGAGAAGGTCTTCGCACTTGCGCGCCTCGCGGGCTTCCCCATCATTGCGGACGTGGCCTCGGGCCTGCGCTTCCACCCGGATGCCGAGGGTCTGGTCGTCGGCCATCCCGAGGCGCTGCTGCGCGCCCCTGCGATCGCCGAGAACGGCCCGGATGTCGTCCTCCGCTTGGGGGGGCTGCCGACCTCGGCCACCCTCAACAAGTGGCTCGAACGCCATCAGCCATGGCTCGCCCTCTTGCAGCCCGACCTTGCGAGGCGCGATCCCGAAGCGCTCGCGCACCTGACGATCACGGGTGACGTCGAGGCCATGCTCGACACCCTGACGAACACCCTCGCTCCCAAGTCCCCGACCCGCTGGGGCGAGCAGCTGCTCGCTGCGAACCGAGCGGTGGCGGCGATCTTCGAGCAGGCGACCGATGCCACCGAGGCGCTCGCCGTGCGCGAGGCCATTCAGGCCCTGCCCGAAGGCAGCGGGGTCTTCCTCTCGAACAGCATGTCCATCCGCTACGCCGATGCGCTGTGCGGCCAGGGCCCTGCCGGGCTTCAAGTGCTGGTCAGCCGCGGGGCGAACGGCATCGATGGCATCACTTCGACCGCTCTCGGGGCGGCGATGGGCCTGGATCGCCCCACCCTGCTCGTCACGGGTGATCTGGCCTTCCTGCACGACCTGGGCGGGCTGCTCGCCACGCGCCACCTCAAGGCCCCCTTCGTGGCACTGGTGCTCAACAACGACGGCGGGGCCATCTTCTCGCACCTGCCCATCTCGGGCTTCCCCGAGGTCTTCGAGCCGTACTTCGGCACGCCCCACGGCTTGCGCTTCGGGGATGCGGCGACGCTCTTCGGCCTCTCGCACTTCGTCGCCGCCACCCCCGACGAAGTGGCTTCTCAGGTCGCCCTTGCGATCGCGAGCGGCCGCCCGAGCATCGTAGAAGTGCCCACCGCCCGCACCGACGAGGCCCTCGCCTACCAGGCCCTCATGAAGCGAGCGACCGATGCCGCCGAAGCGGCCCTCACCTTGAGGGAAAGCGTGCGATGA
- a CDS encoding isochorismate synthase, protein MQTGSKPNLSSIRPLDTPMLLEAVERSGFEHLVAYEFRLEAQDPFALARVAAMGPQVGWVDAASSETWLGLGAADEVSTTTPDGALSAPDLCRARLAAFAHPALRYFGGIAFDPSSPVHPAWPAGLPARFVLPEVTLRWDADTPGVAHVIALVRAVADETSEKLEKRFSVLRDRLEDWARQAATLEATHLRAERLPEPGDRERWAEAIRAALSQADAIPKVVLSREIRLRATEALDPWTVLARFPATAPGHRFCFRFDPDAAFLGATPERLVSITGDRVMADGLAGTRRRGMDEVEDQLLAAAMLEDDKERREHDFVVRFIQEGLSPLCRSLQVAETPTILRTPTVQHLYTPISGELKPDTSLQDVLAALYPTPAVCGTPREAARQSVRRLEDRVRGWYAGAVGWVGADACDFAVGIRSAILHPGGAIAITGCGIVPGSDPDAEFEETERKASGILSILEGRSE, encoded by the coding sequence TTGCAGACCGGGAGCAAACCGAATCTTTCGTCCATTCGACCGCTCGACACTCCCATGCTCCTCGAAGCGGTCGAACGGTCAGGGTTTGAGCACCTCGTCGCCTATGAATTCCGGCTCGAGGCGCAAGACCCCTTCGCCCTCGCCCGCGTGGCGGCCATGGGGCCTCAGGTCGGCTGGGTGGACGCGGCCTCGAGCGAGACCTGGCTGGGGCTGGGCGCCGCCGACGAAGTGAGTACCACCACCCCCGACGGCGCCCTTTCGGCCCCCGACCTGTGCCGCGCGCGCCTGGCGGCCTTCGCCCACCCCGCGCTGCGCTACTTCGGCGGGATCGCCTTCGACCCTTCCTCCCCCGTTCATCCGGCATGGCCCGCTGGCTTGCCCGCGCGCTTCGTCCTGCCCGAGGTGACCTTGCGCTGGGACGCGGACACCCCCGGCGTCGCCCACGTGATCGCGCTGGTGCGCGCCGTGGCGGACGAAACCTCCGAGAAGCTCGAAAAGCGCTTTTCGGTCCTGCGCGATCGCCTCGAAGACTGGGCCCGACAGGCCGCCACCCTCGAAGCGACGCACCTGAGGGCTGAACGCCTTCCTGAGCCTGGCGATCGCGAGCGCTGGGCCGAGGCCATCCGAGCGGCCCTTTCCCAGGCCGATGCGATCCCCAAGGTGGTGCTCTCGCGCGAGATCCGCCTGCGTGCGACCGAAGCGCTCGATCCCTGGACGGTACTCGCCCGCTTCCCTGCGACGGCGCCCGGCCACCGCTTCTGCTTCCGCTTCGACCCGGATGCCGCCTTCCTCGGGGCCACCCCCGAGCGCCTGGTCTCCATCACGGGCGACCGCGTCATGGCCGACGGCCTTGCAGGCACTCGCCGCCGGGGAATGGACGAAGTCGAGGACCAGCTCCTGGCCGCTGCAATGCTCGAAGACGACAAGGAGCGCCGAGAGCACGACTTCGTCGTGCGCTTCATCCAGGAGGGCCTGAGCCCTCTTTGCCGCTCGCTCCAGGTCGCCGAGACGCCGACCATCCTTCGCACCCCCACGGTGCAACACCTCTACACCCCCATCTCGGGCGAACTCAAGCCCGACACGAGCCTGCAAGACGTGCTCGCGGCCCTCTACCCGACGCCTGCGGTCTGCGGCACCCCGCGCGAGGCGGCCCGCCAGTCGGTCAGACGCCTGGAGGATCGGGTGCGGGGCTGGTACGCTGGAGCCGTCGGCTGGGTCGGTGCCGACGCTTGCGACTTCGCCGTAGGGATTCGCTCGGCGATCCTCCACCCGGGTGGGGCGATCGCCATCACCGGTTGCGGCATCGTCCCAGGCTCCGACCCCGATGCCGAATTCGAGGAGACCGAGCGCAAGGCCTCGGGCATCCTCTCGATCCTGGAGGGTCGCTCCGAATGA
- the aroF gene encoding 3-deoxy-7-phosphoheptulonate synthase, which translates to MLITLSDRTEAARIQGWLIREGHANRKLDDGRLILVDDPFVPHRVREALQRDAAVASIELTRSEPRLVMRHSDADAAWPFPGPMPDVVAGPCSIESRAVADEVAHFLSTLSISWMRGGTHKVRTSPYEFQGAGLKAAEWLREACDRYNLRAISEVIDTPDMEAVASLLDVIQIGARQMHNPQFLQKVARLGKPVLLKRGLSATPAEWLWAGEYLLEAGAPFVAFCERGIRTPSPLKRFTLDLQAIPFIKEMTPFPIFIDPSHAAGSSPYVKPLALGAMAAGAHGLLVECHPDPACARSDATQALDFAAMTDLVRQVRRLNLQEVTV; encoded by the coding sequence GTGCTCATCACGCTTTCAGACCGCACGGAAGCTGCAAGAATCCAAGGCTGGCTCATTCGCGAGGGTCATGCCAACCGAAAGCTCGACGATGGGCGCCTGATCCTCGTCGATGACCCCTTCGTCCCGCACCGGGTCCGCGAGGCCCTCCAGCGCGACGCCGCGGTGGCTTCCATCGAGCTCACGCGCAGCGAGCCCCGCCTGGTGATGCGCCACAGCGATGCGGATGCGGCCTGGCCCTTCCCCGGTCCCATGCCGGACGTGGTCGCCGGCCCCTGCTCCATCGAGAGCCGCGCGGTGGCCGACGAGGTCGCCCACTTCCTCTCCACCCTGTCGATCAGCTGGATGCGCGGTGGCACCCACAAGGTCCGCACCTCGCCCTACGAGTTCCAGGGGGCGGGTCTCAAGGCGGCCGAATGGCTGCGCGAGGCTTGCGATCGCTACAACCTGCGGGCCATCAGCGAGGTCATCGACACCCCCGACATGGAAGCGGTGGCGAGCCTGCTCGACGTCATCCAGATCGGCGCGCGCCAGATGCACAACCCGCAGTTCCTGCAGAAGGTCGCGCGGCTCGGCAAGCCGGTCCTGCTCAAGCGCGGGCTCTCGGCGACCCCTGCCGAGTGGCTCTGGGCGGGCGAGTACCTGCTCGAAGCGGGGGCGCCCTTCGTCGCCTTCTGCGAGCGCGGCATCCGCACCCCCTCGCCCCTCAAGCGCTTCACCCTCGATCTCCAGGCCATCCCCTTCATCAAGGAGATGACCCCCTTCCCCATCTTCATCGATCCGAGCCACGCGGCGGGGTCTTCCCCGTACGTGAAGCCGCTCGCGCTCGGCGCCATGGCTGCCGGCGCGCACGGCTTGCTCGTCGAATGCCATCCCGATCCCGCCTGCGCGCGCAGCGACGCGACCCAGGCCCTCGACTTCGCGGCGATGACGGACCTGGTCCGGCAGGTGCGCCGCCTCAACCTCCAGGAGGTAACCGTATGA
- a CDS encoding polyprenyl synthetase family protein yields MISQTAEVRRKTFRESLLDTVQSKNEVLFKAAAHLLEVEGKSIRPRCARLIGEAANPDAPLTDAHERLAEAVEMLHVGSLIHDDILDEAELRRSVTSVHVKYGAKAAVLAGDFLLARSCGLIASLGHHRLNQRMAEVLAGLCEGEYVQDEQLWNLDVTVEAYLERMALKTSGPFELACEGAALLSGQRDEVVQAARRFGYHLGLLFQMFDDLLDYASSAEVAGKPVGQDLLAGSLTLPVIVALEDPTVGPVMRRMLTPFPQEIHQELKELLFSPEVFKKSLARLEAEARTARACLDLFPESASKDQLFEYLDKLSDQARSLSPEAALPTLGAAHVV; encoded by the coding sequence ATGATCTCGCAGACTGCCGAGGTTCGCCGCAAGACCTTCCGCGAGAGCCTCCTCGACACCGTCCAGTCCAAGAACGAGGTCCTCTTCAAGGCTGCCGCCCACCTCCTCGAGGTCGAGGGCAAGTCCATCCGGCCCCGCTGCGCTCGCCTGATTGGCGAGGCGGCCAATCCGGACGCGCCCTTGACCGACGCTCACGAGCGCCTCGCCGAGGCGGTCGAGATGCTGCATGTGGGCTCGCTCATCCACGACGACATCCTGGACGAGGCCGAGCTGCGCCGTAGCGTGACCTCGGTCCACGTCAAGTACGGCGCCAAGGCGGCCGTGCTTGCCGGTGACTTCTTGCTCGCCCGCTCTTGCGGCCTCATCGCCTCCCTGGGCCACCACCGCCTCAACCAGCGGATGGCCGAGGTGCTCGCGGGCCTCTGCGAGGGCGAGTACGTTCAGGACGAGCAGCTCTGGAACCTGGACGTGACGGTCGAGGCTTACCTTGAGCGGATGGCCCTCAAGACCTCGGGCCCCTTCGAGCTCGCCTGCGAGGGCGCGGCCCTCTTGAGTGGCCAGCGCGACGAGGTGGTGCAGGCCGCCCGCCGCTTCGGCTACCACCTGGGGCTGCTCTTCCAGATGTTCGACGATCTGCTCGACTACGCGAGCTCGGCCGAAGTGGCGGGCAAGCCCGTCGGTCAGGACCTGCTCGCGGGCTCGTTGACCCTGCCGGTGATCGTGGCCCTCGAAGACCCCACCGTCGGGCCCGTCATGCGCCGGATGCTCACGCCCTTCCCCCAGGAGATCCACCAGGAGCTCAAGGAGCTGCTGTTCAGCCCCGAGGTCTTCAAGAAGTCGCTCGCGCGCCTCGAAGCCGAGGCCCGGACGGCGCGCGCCTGCCTGGACCTCTTCCCCGAGAGCGCTTCCAAGGACCAGCTCTTCGAGTACCTGGACAAGCTGAGCGACCAGGCACGCAGCCTCTCGCCCGAGGCCGCCCTGCCCACCCTCGGAGCCGCCCATGTCGTTTAA
- the ubiE gene encoding bifunctional demethylmenaquinone methyltransferase/2-methoxy-6-polyprenyl-1,4-benzoquinol methylase UbiE: MSFNLPSLEDKPTYVRGMFDRIAANYDLINRLMTGGRDTAWKRSVLRLAEPKAGGQYLDLCTGTGDIAFLLADIAGSTGSVKALDFSEGMLEVARQRPWSGPAITWIQGDACDLPFEDGSFDAVTVGYGLRNVQPLEKALSEIHRVLKPGGRFVSLELGKPKVKVVRWGAELYEYRIVPAIGSLVSGDRDAYRYLPHSNRSFPDQRELAERLRALGFKDVKVHDRMLGAVAIVAGTR, translated from the coding sequence ATGTCGTTTAACCTCCCGAGCCTCGAAGACAAGCCCACCTACGTCCGCGGGATGTTCGACCGGATCGCGGCCAACTACGACCTGATCAACCGCCTCATGACCGGCGGCCGCGACACGGCGTGGAAGCGGAGCGTCTTGCGCCTCGCCGAGCCCAAGGCCGGCGGTCAGTACCTCGATCTCTGCACGGGCACCGGGGATATCGCCTTCTTGCTGGCTGACATCGCCGGGAGCACGGGCAGCGTCAAGGCCCTCGACTTCTCGGAGGGCATGCTGGAGGTGGCGCGTCAGCGCCCCTGGAGCGGTCCTGCCATTACCTGGATCCAGGGGGATGCGTGCGACCTGCCGTTCGAGGATGGTAGCTTCGATGCGGTCACGGTGGGCTACGGCCTGCGCAACGTGCAGCCGCTCGAGAAGGCCCTGAGCGAGATCCACCGCGTCCTCAAGCCGGGCGGCCGCTTCGTCTCCCTCGAACTCGGCAAGCCGAAGGTCAAGGTCGTGCGCTGGGGAGCCGAGCTGTACGAGTACCGGATCGTGCCCGCCATCGGGAGCCTGGTCTCGGGCGATCGCGACGCCTACCGCTACCTGCCCCATTCCAACCGCAGCTTCCCCGACCAGCGCGAGCTGGCCGAGCGCCTGCGGGCCCTGGGCTTCAAGGACGTGAAGGTGCACGACCGGATGCTCGGCGCAGTCGCCATCGTCGCTGGCACCCGCTAA
- a CDS encoding carbonic anhydrase: MKLVKTLLPLFTVLSLAPIASAAPSGPVSSGDEALTILMAGNKRYLTETFRHSGHGTQRRGEIAKVQHPVALVLGCADSRVPPELVFDQGLGDLFTVRVAGNVADASVLGSIEYAVGHLDVPLVMVLGHEHCGMVEATLKGGQAEGHLQHLAEAIRPALVSVDKRTGDVLDAAVRANVRYVVQQLKVSKPLLADRIKAGKLKVVGARYDLDTGEVELLSP; this comes from the coding sequence TTGAAGTTAGTCAAAACGCTGTTGCCCTTGTTCACGGTCTTGAGCCTCGCCCCCATCGCATCGGCCGCGCCTTCGGGCCCGGTTTCGAGCGGGGATGAGGCTCTTACCATCTTGATGGCCGGCAACAAGCGTTATCTTACAGAAACGTTCAGGCATTCCGGGCACGGGACGCAGCGCCGCGGCGAAATCGCCAAGGTCCAGCATCCCGTCGCGCTCGTGCTGGGGTGCGCTGATTCGAGAGTGCCGCCCGAGCTGGTCTTCGACCAAGGCTTGGGGGACCTCTTCACGGTGCGCGTGGCAGGTAACGTGGCGGATGCATCGGTGCTCGGCAGCATCGAGTACGCCGTGGGCCACCTCGACGTGCCGTTGGTGATGGTGCTCGGCCATGAGCATTGCGGAATGGTCGAGGCCACCCTCAAGGGAGGCCAGGCGGAGGGACACCTCCAGCATCTGGCGGAGGCGATCCGACCTGCCCTCGTGTCGGTCGACAAGCGAACAGGCGATGTCCTCGACGCTGCCGTCCGGGCAAACGTCCGGTATGTGGTGCAGCAGCTCAAGGTCTCGAAACCACTCTTGGCAGACCGGATCAAGGCCGGGAAGCTCAAAGTGGTCGGCGCCCGCTACGACCTGGACACGGGGGAGGTGGAGTTGCTTTCTCCTTGA